From Pelosinus fermentans DSM 17108, the proteins below share one genomic window:
- the glgD gene encoding glucose-1-phosphate adenylyltransferase subunit GlgD, with translation MIDLMGIINLNEAEEHVGELSRSRSLASIPFAGRYRLIDFVLSNMVNSEISNVGIFIQHKYRSLVDHLRSGKDWDLARKRDGLFVLPPAYTRTPMQVHRGDVENLYSNLDYIYQSRQKYVIIAGANIVSNMDYRVILEYHKNTEADITVLYTKANCGTHDCVRSNILGLGPEGRVLTISEFKDTGGYQNMSIDMFIMKKDLLIELINQCIARGDYDFVKHCIIKNVKKLKVYGYHHPGYAARISSLQSYFQHSMELLNPHIWKELFFKSGLIYTKVKDEAPAKYIHETEVTNSLIASGCYVEGKVENSILFRGVKVHKGAYIKNSVIMQKGNIGPGVILENVICDKDVHITANKQLKGEYSYPLVIKKGRVI, from the coding sequence ATGATTGATTTAATGGGGATTATCAACCTCAATGAAGCAGAAGAACATGTAGGAGAATTAAGCCGTTCTCGTTCATTGGCCTCAATTCCCTTTGCTGGGCGCTACCGGTTAATTGATTTTGTTTTATCAAATATGGTGAATTCGGAAATTTCCAATGTGGGGATCTTTATTCAGCATAAGTATCGTTCTTTGGTGGATCATTTACGTTCCGGAAAGGATTGGGATTTAGCACGTAAACGGGACGGACTCTTTGTTTTGCCGCCGGCTTATACCAGAACGCCGATGCAGGTTCATCGGGGCGATGTAGAAAACTTATACAGCAATTTAGATTATATTTATCAAAGCCGTCAGAAGTATGTTATCATTGCTGGCGCCAATATTGTAAGCAATATGGATTATCGAGTGATCTTGGAATATCATAAAAATACAGAGGCTGATATTACCGTTTTATATACAAAGGCAAATTGCGGCACTCATGATTGCGTAAGATCTAATATTTTAGGACTTGGTCCAGAGGGGCGGGTTCTTACTATTAGTGAATTTAAAGATACAGGCGGTTATCAAAACATGTCCATTGACATGTTTATTATGAAAAAAGACCTGCTCATTGAATTAATCAATCAGTGTATTGCCCGTGGCGATTATGATTTTGTAAAGCATTGTATCATTAAGAATGTTAAGAAGTTAAAAGTATATGGATATCATCATCCAGGTTATGCAGCGCGGATTAGTTCTCTGCAAAGCTACTTTCAGCATAGTATGGAATTGCTCAATCCTCACATTTGGAAGGAGCTGTTCTTCAAATCGGGATTAATTTATACAAAGGTCAAGGATGAAGCACCTGCCAAATATATACATGAAACGGAGGTGACAAATTCTTTAATTGCCAGTGGATGCTATGTGGAAGGAAAAGTCGAAAATAGTATTTTATTTCGGGGCGTAAAAGTACATAAGGGAGCATATATTAAAAATAGTGTTATTATGCAGAAGGGGAATATCGGTCCAGGAGTGATCCTCGAAAATGTTATTTGTGATAAGGATGTTCATATTACCGCTAATAAGCAGTTAAAGGGTGAGTACAGTTATCCCCTTGTAATAAAGAAAGGACGGGTGATTTAA
- the glgA gene encoding glycogen synthase GlgA — protein sequence MIKVLIAAAEAVPFAKTGGLGDVIGSLPKELIKQGVDARVIMPNYQDIPEGFKSQMVFKNHFFVQVGWRQQYCGILEFVYEGVTFYFADNEYYFKRHGFYGYGDDAERFGFFCRAVLEALDKIDFTPDIIHCHDWHTGMISVLLDAHYREKPKYKKIKTLFTIHNLKYQGVFSQDIIHDILSLDWKYFTPEGVEFHKAVNFMKGGLAYADMISTVSRTYAKEIQDPYFGEELDGFLRKRQNRLVGIVNGIDYAVYNPATDKLISATYDVDTIENKKKNKMELQARLGLPVREDVPVIAIVSRLVSAKGLDLVERMFQDVVKQAAIAGRDTYDIQLVVLGTGEARYENFFKYMAWQYPGKVSANIMFDEDLAHQIYAGADMFLMPSLYEPCGIGQLIAMRYGCLPIVREIGGLRDTVRSYNQEICEGNGFTFVNYNAHEMADTINWALKTFQDKECWNKIVKNAMLSDYSWQKSAKEYKEMYQKLIKQV from the coding sequence ATGATAAAAGTATTAATCGCAGCCGCCGAAGCGGTACCTTTTGCAAAAACAGGTGGATTAGGAGACGTTATTGGCTCATTGCCGAAAGAGCTGATTAAGCAAGGTGTGGATGCCAGGGTCATTATGCCTAACTATCAAGATATACCCGAGGGCTTCAAGTCACAAATGGTGTTTAAAAATCACTTTTTTGTGCAGGTTGGCTGGCGGCAGCAATATTGCGGGATTTTAGAATTTGTTTATGAAGGTGTGACCTTCTATTTTGCGGATAATGAATATTATTTTAAACGCCATGGCTTTTATGGTTATGGGGATGATGCGGAGCGCTTTGGTTTCTTTTGCCGTGCGGTATTAGAGGCTTTGGACAAAATCGATTTTACGCCAGACATCATTCATTGCCACGATTGGCACACTGGAATGATTAGTGTGTTGTTAGATGCTCATTATCGTGAGAAGCCAAAATATAAAAAAATCAAGACCTTATTTACCATTCATAATTTAAAATATCAAGGTGTATTTTCCCAAGATATTATACACGATATATTGAGTCTAGACTGGAAATATTTCACCCCTGAAGGTGTGGAATTCCACAAAGCTGTTAACTTTATGAAGGGCGGTCTGGCATATGCGGATATGATTTCTACGGTCAGCAGAACATATGCCAAGGAAATTCAAGATCCTTATTTTGGTGAGGAATTAGATGGATTTTTACGGAAGCGTCAAAATCGTTTAGTGGGCATTGTAAATGGCATTGATTATGCTGTATATAATCCAGCGACGGATAAGCTGATTTCCGCTACGTACGATGTGGATACCATAGAGAATAAAAAGAAAAATAAGATGGAACTGCAAGCTCGCCTGGGTCTGCCTGTCAGGGAAGATGTACCGGTTATTGCTATCGTTTCCCGCTTAGTGAGTGCCAAGGGATTGGATTTAGTCGAAAGAATGTTTCAGGATGTGGTGAAACAGGCCGCTATTGCTGGACGGGATACCTATGATATCCAATTAGTGGTTTTAGGGACTGGCGAAGCGCGGTATGAGAATTTCTTTAAATACATGGCCTGGCAGTATCCTGGTAAAGTATCTGCCAATATTATGTTTGATGAAGATTTAGCTCATCAAATTTACGCCGGCGCCGACATGTTCCTAATGCCTTCCTTATATGAACCTTGCGGTATTGGGCAGCTGATCGCTATGCGTTATGGCTGCTTGCCAATTGTGAGGGAAATTGGCGGCCTGCGCGATACGGTACGGTCATATAATCAAGAGATCTGCGAAGGAAATGGTTTTACTTTTGTAAACTATAATGCTCATGAGATGGCAGATACAATCAATTGGGCACTAAAAACATTCCAAGATAAGGAATGCTGGAATAAAATAGTGAAAAATGCAATGCTGAGCGATTATAGCTGGCAAAAATCAGCTAAAGAATACAAGGAAATGTATCAAAAATTAATAAAGCAGGTGTAA